Proteins found in one Agaribacterium sp. ZY112 genomic segment:
- a CDS encoding DUF4136 domain-containing protein, translated as MNSLKFALVSLLMVLLTACSNAPRIHSNTEPDWNFADYKSFNFVPNAGPEEAEKYDSFTLRYLKDAIVKEMAARGVKQVEEGGDVMVNFYIHTKEKVSTTSSPSMSMGYYGYRGRYGYSYGMGYGTDTTVRQYTEGTLNIDVVDTKENKLVWEGIAIGTLRESDKGDVKNVTYDTVSRIFRKYPVPAPASAK; from the coding sequence ATGAATAGTCTTAAATTTGCTCTTGTATCGCTACTAATGGTGCTTTTAACAGCGTGTAGCAATGCCCCTAGAATTCACTCCAATACCGAACCGGATTGGAATTTTGCTGACTATAAGAGCTTTAATTTTGTACCGAATGCAGGCCCTGAAGAGGCTGAGAAATATGATAGTTTCACTTTGCGCTACCTAAAAGACGCAATAGTGAAAGAAATGGCTGCCCGGGGTGTAAAGCAAGTTGAAGAGGGCGGAGATGTCATGGTCAACTTCTATATACACACCAAAGAAAAGGTCAGCACCACAAGCAGCCCTTCTATGTCTATGGGTTACTATGGCTATCGCGGCCGCTACGGTTATAGCTACGGCATGGGTTATGGCACTGATACGACTGTGCGCCAATACACCGAAGGCACCCTCAATATCGACGTAGTTGATACCAAAGAAAACAAATTGGTTTGGGAAGGTATAGCCATTGGCACTCTCAGAGAGAGTGATAAAGGCGATGTGAAAAATGTTACCTATGACACGGTGTCACGTATTTTCCGCAAATACCCAGTGCCGGCTCCAGCTTCAGCTAAATAG
- a CDS encoding TIGR01777 family oxidoreductase — MNILISGGTGFIGRALCKQLVKNHTLLIKTRYTKAPKCLSEQDEIHFIQDLTELPDTYKCDVAINLAGEPIADKRWSNAQKQELLRSRVSSTQEFIDLFIRLKQKPEVFISGSAIGYYGIDSCDQAINEEGRNDHSFSSYLCQQWEASALQATELGIRTCLLRTGIVLGHDGGALKKMLTPFSLGLGGKIGTGKQWMPWVHAIDLIGIIELCITNKQLSGPVNGTAPKPVNNSEFTHALAHSLKRPSFFTTPSFVIKLIFGQMGVELLLSGKKVIPEKAINNGYQFQYPTIEEALSKILKQGVALNKNQDK, encoded by the coding sequence ATGAATATACTAATCTCAGGGGGTACTGGTTTTATAGGCCGTGCTCTATGCAAACAGCTAGTCAAAAACCACACTCTGCTTATTAAGACCAGATACACTAAAGCGCCTAAGTGTCTTTCTGAGCAAGATGAAATACACTTTATCCAAGATTTGACTGAACTGCCAGATACCTATAAATGTGATGTAGCCATCAATCTTGCGGGTGAACCTATAGCCGATAAACGCTGGAGTAATGCTCAAAAGCAAGAGCTACTTAGAAGTAGAGTTTCAAGCACACAAGAATTTATTGACTTATTTATACGCCTTAAACAAAAACCCGAAGTTTTTATAAGTGGCTCGGCGATTGGATATTATGGTATTGATTCATGCGATCAAGCTATCAATGAAGAAGGGCGAAACGATCACAGTTTTTCCTCTTACCTTTGCCAGCAATGGGAGGCTTCTGCCCTACAGGCAACAGAACTCGGTATTCGAACCTGTCTTTTGAGAACTGGTATCGTGCTCGGACATGACGGTGGCGCATTAAAGAAAATGCTTACTCCTTTCTCTCTAGGACTAGGAGGTAAAATAGGAACAGGGAAACAATGGATGCCATGGGTTCATGCCATTGATCTTATTGGCATTATCGAGTTATGCATAACAAACAAGCAACTAAGTGGTCCGGTTAATGGCACTGCCCCCAAGCCTGTTAATAATAGTGAATTTACGCATGCTCTAGCTCACTCACTTAAGCGGCCAAGTTTCTTTACAACACCATCGTTTGTGATCAAACTTATTTTTGGACAAATGGGTGTAGAGCTATTGCTCTCTGGGAAAAAAGTAATACCAGAAAAAGCCATCAATAATGGCTACCAATTTCAATACCCAACTATAGAAGAGGCCCTGTCTAAAATACTTAAACAGGGAGTTGCTCTTAACAAAAATCAAGATAAATAA
- a CDS encoding DUF1456 family protein — translation MFYVNANGTWGSYTMTNNDVLRRLRYALDYNDEKMLKLFSLLGVEVKRAQLCSWMKSNDDDDYQSMQDRELAIFLNALIVDKRGAVEGGPPEPENRLNNNLILRKLKIAFKLQSEAMIDLIQLGGLKIGPHELSAFFRAKKHKHYRECKDQVLRRFLQGLQEKLRPKSEFVWPDLKK, via the coding sequence ATGTTCTATGTTAACGCTAATGGCACTTGGGGTAGCTATACAATGACCAATAATGACGTGCTTAGGCGGCTTCGTTATGCTCTGGATTACAATGATGAGAAAATGCTTAAGCTTTTCTCCTTGCTCGGTGTAGAGGTGAAAAGAGCTCAGCTGTGCAGTTGGATGAAAAGCAACGACGATGACGATTATCAGAGTATGCAAGATCGTGAGCTTGCTATCTTTCTTAATGCTTTGATTGTCGATAAGAGAGGTGCTGTAGAGGGCGGGCCACCTGAACCCGAAAACAGGCTCAATAATAATCTCATCTTACGCAAGTTGAAAATTGCTTTTAAATTGCAGAGTGAGGCGATGATCGATCTGATTCAGTTGGGCGGCTTAAAAATAGGGCCTCATGAATTGAGCGCTTTTTTTCGAGCAAAAAAACATAAGCATTATCGTGAGTGTAAAGATCAGGTGTTAAGGCGATTTTTACAAGGCTTACAAGAAAAACTAAGACCTAAATCTGAGTTTGTTTGGCCTGATCTTAAAAAGTGA
- a CDS encoding DUF4136 domain-containing protein, with product MKKLSLLGVLFSVVLMQACSSKDKLEVSTDYQSFDYSGVKTYHWYDGDDTEQHAAMTSIAHERIKSAIDVELAKKGFIERADGVLEVNYSVNARDRADVHNYQVYDGMAPGFTWNRDEGGSFLKTREEYTETEIENYREGILIIDVLEATGNKLLWRGTGKRRLPEVMMNKEELDRVVKDAVANILADFPPKP from the coding sequence ATGAAAAAACTATCTCTTTTGGGTGTGCTGTTTAGTGTCGTTTTAATGCAGGCCTGTTCTTCCAAAGACAAGCTTGAAGTAAGCACGGATTACCAGTCTTTTGATTATAGTGGTGTAAAAACCTATCACTGGTATGACGGTGATGATACTGAGCAGCATGCAGCAATGACGAGTATTGCTCATGAGCGAATTAAGTCAGCCATTGATGTAGAACTTGCCAAAAAAGGTTTCATTGAACGTGCTGATGGGGTCTTAGAGGTGAACTACAGCGTCAATGCTCGAGATCGTGCCGACGTTCATAATTATCAGGTCTATGATGGTATGGCTCCAGGTTTTACTTGGAATCGTGATGAAGGCGGCAGCTTTTTAAAGACACGTGAAGAGTACACAGAAACAGAAATTGAGAACTACCGCGAAGGTATCTTGATCATTGATGTGCTTGAGGCGACTGGTAACAAGTTACTTTGGCGCGGCACTGGTAAGCGTCGTTTACCTGAGGTAATGATGAATAAAGAAGAGCTTGATCGTGTAGTTAAAGACGCTGTAGCAAATATCTTGGCCGATTTTCCTCCCAAGCCATAA
- a CDS encoding glucosaminidase domain-containing protein: MFKKGLASITLLALFLTSSVFAEEHKTQIYHSYQDILVLYKQYNYTPEAWQAGVREAPRLYFTSIPESWSSKTSKEITVANKKRLFFRGLAPLVLRANELIIEQRKRFLSLTKSDFKSLKESDKQWLLELARSYKVLKTEDISLGAEQAAELAIRVDVIPVSLALAQGAVESGWGTSRFATQGNSLFGQWTWGDHAMKPSEQRKHLGNYGLAAFESPLQSVVAYMQNLNTHAAYQALREIRSKLRAQGKELTGTALANGLVKYSEKGQEYVELLHSMIRHNHLAAADSASLTDMEPIYLVPAKHGQ; the protein is encoded by the coding sequence ATGTTTAAAAAAGGACTTGCCAGCATCACCTTGCTAGCGCTATTCCTCACTTCATCTGTTTTTGCCGAAGAGCACAAAACTCAGATCTACCATAGTTACCAAGACATTTTGGTACTGTACAAGCAATACAACTACACACCAGAAGCGTGGCAAGCTGGGGTGCGTGAAGCTCCGCGCCTTTATTTCACCAGTATCCCTGAGTCGTGGAGCAGTAAAACAAGCAAAGAAATTACCGTGGCGAATAAAAAACGCTTATTTTTCCGCGGTTTAGCTCCCTTGGTTCTGCGGGCCAATGAGCTGATTATTGAGCAGCGTAAGCGTTTTCTGAGCTTAACTAAGTCAGATTTTAAGTCTCTGAAAGAGAGCGATAAGCAGTGGTTGCTTGAGCTTGCTCGAAGCTACAAGGTGCTCAAAACGGAAGATATTAGCTTGGGAGCTGAACAAGCCGCTGAATTGGCAATCCGAGTTGATGTTATTCCAGTTAGTTTGGCCTTGGCTCAGGGCGCAGTAGAAAGTGGTTGGGGTACTTCACGTTTTGCCACTCAGGGTAATTCACTTTTTGGTCAGTGGACTTGGGGTGATCACGCCATGAAACCTTCCGAGCAGCGCAAGCACTTAGGTAATTATGGTCTGGCCGCGTTTGAAAGCCCGCTGCAAAGTGTGGTCGCCTACATGCAGAACTTAAACACGCATGCGGCTTATCAAGCTTTGCGTGAGATTCGCAGTAAGTTACGCGCGCAAGGTAAAGAGTTAACGGGCACGGCTTTGGCAAACGGGTTGGTGAAATACAGTGAAAAAGGCCAAGAGTACGTAGAGCTATTACATTCGATGATACGCCATAATCACCTAGCGGCAGCTGACAGTGCGAGTTTGACCGATATGGAGCCCATCTACTTGGTGCCAGCCAAACACGGTCAGTGA
- a CDS encoding outer membrane protein assembly factor BamE has product MKKRLNLTLISLIILSCSACSNLKFPWVYQVKIMQGNFIEQDMVDQLEIGQTKNQVRYVLGTPLVEDTFNPDRWDYFYNVRRGDKDFGKWHFTVFFEDGKLARWEGDAEPRKKGQVDSEEQNEALEQTTKKRDAKF; this is encoded by the coding sequence ATGAAAAAAAGACTCAATCTCACCCTGATCAGCTTAATTATCCTTAGCTGCAGTGCGTGTTCTAACCTTAAATTCCCTTGGGTTTACCAGGTGAAGATTATGCAGGGTAACTTTATTGAACAAGATATGGTCGATCAGCTCGAAATTGGCCAAACCAAAAACCAAGTGCGCTATGTTCTAGGCACCCCGCTAGTAGAGGATACCTTTAACCCAGATCGCTGGGACTACTTCTACAATGTGCGCCGTGGTGACAAGGACTTTGGCAAGTGGCACTTCACCGTATTTTTTGAAGATGGCAAGTTAGCTCGTTGGGAAGGTGATGCCGAGCCTCGTAAGAAGGGACAAGTTGACAGCGAAGAACAAAACGAAGCTCTCGAACAAACCACCAAGAAACGTGACGCTAAGTTCTAA
- a CDS encoding SRPBCC family protein yields MDIKVETEINSPIKTVWEAITDFEHCADRISGIINTKVLERPQNGLVGLKWEETRQIFGKESTETMWITDTEEYSYYRTRAENCGAIYLSTMSVRQEGALTVLSMSFSGSANSLIMRLISSLMGIFIQGSMKKMMQKDLDDIKAFIESSAQITS; encoded by the coding sequence ATGGATATTAAAGTAGAAACTGAAATCAACAGCCCAATAAAAACCGTATGGGAAGCCATTACCGATTTTGAACACTGCGCCGATCGAATCAGCGGCATTATCAATACAAAGGTCCTTGAGCGGCCTCAAAATGGCTTAGTTGGCCTAAAGTGGGAAGAAACCCGCCAAATATTCGGTAAAGAATCAACGGAAACAATGTGGATTACAGACACGGAAGAATATAGCTACTACCGTACGAGGGCTGAAAACTGTGGTGCCATTTATCTATCAACAATGTCTGTCAGACAAGAGGGTGCGCTCACTGTTTTGAGCATGTCGTTTAGTGGTTCGGCAAATAGCCTGATAATGCGCTTGATTTCATCACTGATGGGAATCTTTATTCAGGGCAGCATGAAGAAAATGATGCAAAAAGACCTTGATGACATCAAAGCCTTTATCGAGAGCAGTGCGCAGATTACCAGCTAG
- a CDS encoding MATE family efflux transporter, which yields MRHISVMTLASTMGLLSLFLVDLIDMYWLSLLGEIELAAAIGYAGSILFFTLSLCIGLSIGVGATISQSIGVGDKVATRRLVGNVFLAIMMITTPIMIAVVLSLPILLSALGAEGRAHELALSYSSVVLPSMPLMAGAMAASGVIRALGNAKEAMYLTLLGGLVNAVLDPILIFALDWGIEGAAWATVLCRVAMLAYGYYLVVHKHELFAWPCRASLKRDFRHFSEVALPAALTNLSTPIGVAYVTATMAAFGDSAVAGNAIVSKIQPLAFAGLFALSGSVGPIVGQNLGALQFDRIKETLKQSVAFVLVYCLVACALLFALSTPLIWAFNVSGEASELIRWFCWGLSTMFVFNGLTFCTNAIFNNIKLAHWATAMNFAKATLFTMPFVYVGASMAGPVGILIGLWVGSAMIGLLGLWVAWYQVKHLPERTAAKKA from the coding sequence ATGCGTCACATCAGTGTGATGACGCTGGCTTCTACAATGGGGCTCTTAAGCCTATTTCTGGTTGACCTTATCGACATGTATTGGTTGAGCCTATTGGGGGAAATAGAGCTTGCTGCGGCTATTGGTTATGCCGGATCGATTTTGTTTTTTACCCTGAGTCTTTGTATTGGTTTAAGCATCGGTGTGGGCGCAACGATTTCACAAAGTATTGGAGTGGGGGATAAAGTCGCAACTCGCCGTTTGGTGGGTAATGTCTTTCTGGCGATTATGATGATCACCACCCCAATTATGATTGCTGTGGTGCTGAGCTTACCTATCTTACTGAGTGCTTTAGGTGCAGAGGGGCGAGCGCATGAGCTCGCTCTAAGTTATAGCTCGGTGGTATTGCCGAGTATGCCACTGATGGCAGGGGCAATGGCTGCCAGTGGCGTCATACGTGCTTTAGGTAATGCTAAAGAGGCGATGTATCTGACCCTTTTAGGTGGTTTGGTCAATGCTGTGCTTGACCCTATTTTAATTTTTGCTTTGGATTGGGGGATAGAAGGAGCTGCCTGGGCTACTGTTCTGTGCCGTGTGGCTATGTTGGCTTATGGTTATTATTTGGTGGTTCACAAACATGAGCTATTCGCATGGCCTTGTCGTGCTTCGTTGAAGCGAGATTTTCGTCATTTTTCAGAAGTGGCTTTACCAGCAGCATTAACCAATTTAAGCACGCCCATTGGTGTTGCCTATGTCACGGCGACAATGGCGGCTTTTGGTGATTCCGCGGTTGCTGGTAACGCGATTGTTAGCAAAATCCAGCCTTTGGCCTTTGCGGGCTTATTTGCGCTTAGCGGCTCTGTTGGGCCTATTGTGGGACAAAACCTTGGAGCCTTGCAGTTTGATCGTATTAAGGAAACGTTAAAGCAGAGTGTGGCTTTTGTGTTGGTGTATTGCCTGGTCGCTTGTGCGCTGCTCTTTGCTTTAAGTACCCCTTTAATCTGGGCATTTAATGTCTCTGGAGAGGCCAGTGAGTTGATTCGTTGGTTCTGTTGGGGGCTATCAACCATGTTTGTCTTTAATGGTCTAACTTTTTGTACTAATGCGATCTTTAACAATATTAAGCTGGCACATTGGGCGACAGCAATGAACTTCGCTAAAGCGACTCTCTTTACTATGCCTTTTGTCTATGTTGGAGCTAGCATGGCAGGGCCGGTGGGTATTTTGATAGGTCTATGGGTGGGCTCGGCAATGATTGGTTTGTTGGGCTTGTGGGTGGCTTGGTATCAGGTTAAGCACTTGCCAGAACGCACAGCGGCCAAGAAAGCCTAG
- the fur gene encoding ferric iron uptake transcriptional regulator, with protein sequence MAAESQELKKVGLKVTLPRVKILQILENSDTRHMSAEDVYKALLEAGEDVGLATVYRVLTQFESAGLVERHNFDGGHSVFELDRGDHHDHMVCIESGKVIEFHNEDIERLQHEIAETAGYEITGHSLVIYVKPKA encoded by the coding sequence ATGGCCGCAGAAAGCCAAGAACTGAAAAAAGTTGGCCTTAAGGTAACTTTACCTAGGGTTAAAATCCTTCAAATACTGGAGAATTCCGATACCCGTCACATGAGTGCGGAAGATGTTTACAAAGCATTGTTGGAAGCGGGTGAAGATGTTGGTTTAGCCACGGTATACCGCGTACTCACTCAGTTTGAGAGTGCAGGTTTGGTTGAACGCCATAATTTTGATGGTGGTCACAGTGTCTTTGAACTTGATCGTGGCGACCATCATGATCACATGGTTTGTATCGAATCTGGTAAAGTAATCGAGTTCCACAATGAAGATATTGAGCGTCTTCAGCATGAAATCGCAGAAACGGCAGGTTATGAGATAACCGGTCATAGTTTGGTCATCTACGTTAAGCCTAAAGCTTAA
- a CDS encoding LysR family transcriptional regulator, translating into MLSGIEILLKVIECGSFSKAASALNLATSSVTRQVSTLEKELGTVLLKRSTRSLMLTEHGEQFIDEANELLEQAYRLKHRFKEESSNIKGNLHLSVFESFGRVLLAPKLKHFLHRYPDINVDLSLDNHVIDLNKHNIDIAIRIGKPQDSCLKARKLLNNETILVASTDYLHKNGSPQKPEDLVHHSCLKIGKLKQRNYWYFRKKTNKAKTIHSDQEQKKIAINGRLSSLGGTAVIQAAKDGLGLAQCSKWLIQEELASGQLQTCLGEWRCSMTEGETSEIFALYRSATSKSVLINAFMAFLAEQFPLNDA; encoded by the coding sequence GTGCTTTCAGGTATTGAAATTCTTTTAAAGGTCATTGAGTGTGGTAGCTTTTCAAAAGCTGCAAGCGCTTTAAACCTTGCAACCTCGTCAGTAACTCGCCAAGTAAGCACGCTTGAAAAGGAACTAGGCACCGTACTCCTAAAACGTAGCACGCGCAGCTTAATGCTCACTGAGCATGGTGAGCAATTTATCGATGAGGCCAATGAGTTATTAGAGCAAGCCTATAGACTTAAACACAGATTCAAAGAAGAAAGCTCTAACATTAAAGGCAATCTCCACCTCTCTGTCTTTGAGAGTTTTGGCCGTGTTTTACTAGCGCCAAAACTCAAACACTTTCTGCATCGCTACCCAGATATTAATGTCGATTTATCCTTAGATAATCACGTTATTGACTTAAATAAACACAACATCGATATAGCAATACGTATTGGCAAACCACAAGACTCATGCTTAAAAGCAAGAAAACTGTTAAACAATGAGACTATTTTAGTTGCTAGTACGGACTATCTGCATAAAAACGGCTCCCCCCAAAAACCTGAAGATCTTGTCCATCACAGCTGCCTAAAAATCGGCAAACTAAAACAGAGAAACTATTGGTATTTCAGAAAAAAAACAAATAAAGCTAAGACAATACATTCCGACCAAGAACAGAAAAAGATAGCAATTAATGGCCGACTTTCTTCACTAGGAGGAACGGCCGTCATACAGGCTGCCAAAGATGGCCTAGGTCTAGCCCAGTGCTCGAAATGGCTGATTCAAGAAGAGCTTGCTTCGGGCCAACTGCAAACATGCTTGGGAGAGTGGCGGTGCAGCATGACAGAAGGGGAAACAAGCGAAATTTTTGCCCTCTATCGATCAGCAACAAGTAAGTCAGTATTAATCAATGCGTTTATGGCTTTTCTAGCCGAACAATTCCCTTTAAACGACGCTTAG
- a CDS encoding carboxymuconolactone decarboxylase family protein — translation MTARITFNEVPSSIYQSMSAIGETVHGSGLDKGLLELVCVYVSTDSKCAYCIDMHIKEALHAGIELNKLYSVCVFDSVDYYSDLEHACLAWAKFLLESGNEQQGQELYQQLLNFISQENIAILSLAITNIHSWTKLMKAFGIPAGDYQIGQFS, via the coding sequence ATGACAGCGCGAATTACTTTTAACGAAGTTCCATCAAGTATTTATCAGTCAATGTCTGCGATAGGTGAAACCGTACACGGTAGTGGTTTAGATAAGGGGCTGTTAGAACTTGTCTGTGTCTATGTTTCAACTGACTCAAAATGCGCCTATTGTATTGATATGCATATTAAAGAAGCCCTGCATGCAGGAATAGAACTTAATAAGCTCTATTCTGTTTGTGTGTTTGACAGCGTCGACTATTACAGCGACTTAGAGCATGCATGCTTAGCTTGGGCAAAGTTCCTACTAGAGTCTGGTAATGAGCAACAGGGGCAGGAGCTTTATCAGCAGTTACTTAACTTCATAAGCCAAGAAAACATTGCCATTTTAAGCTTGGCAATAACGAATATACATTCGTGGACAAAGCTAATGAAGGCTTTTGGTATTCCTGCTGGTGATTATCAAATAGGGCAGTTTTCTTAA
- a CDS encoding DEAD/DEAH box helicase, whose translation MSKRFADLGLRAELLKAVEDQGYDTPSPIQAEAIPAVLEGRDVLAAAQTGTGKTAGFSLPILDRLSRGERASANQVRALILCPTRELAAQVAENVAHYSAHLQLSSAVVFGGVKINPQMQRLRRGVDVLVATPGRLLDLHNQNAVKFKQLEVLVFDEADRMLDMGFIHDIKRILKVLPKERQSLMFSATFSKEIRELAKSMVRNPVEISVTPRNAAAKTVKQWLVPVDKKQKARLLIALFKQYQWQQVLIFCRTKHGANKLTKQLIEAGIQAAAIHGNKSQGARTRALAEFKDLKIRALVATDIAARGIDIDQLPQVVNHDLPNVPEDYVHRIGRTGRAGATGEAVSLVAADEHKLLVDIERLIGKLIDREYEPGFEPSHELPASTANFKPKKIKKPKKPKSTNENRTQEQGNRPARNATNNKKRKDNHRNSDEHRDGQKPTGSRHKRRSGNSSNKTTSNNSKASNRDGRNVNGEKTKSRPKSAGTLVKRR comes from the coding sequence GTGAGCAAACGCTTTGCCGATCTTGGCCTGCGAGCCGAACTATTAAAAGCTGTTGAAGACCAAGGCTACGATACTCCTTCCCCTATTCAGGCCGAGGCTATACCGGCGGTACTGGAAGGTCGAGACGTACTCGCAGCAGCACAAACAGGCACAGGTAAAACAGCAGGTTTTAGCTTGCCGATTCTCGATAGACTAAGCCGTGGTGAACGCGCCTCGGCCAACCAAGTTCGCGCCCTTATCCTATGTCCAACACGCGAACTTGCAGCCCAAGTAGCAGAAAATGTTGCCCACTATAGTGCGCATTTGCAATTAAGCTCAGCCGTCGTTTTTGGCGGAGTAAAGATCAACCCTCAGATGCAGCGCTTACGCCGTGGTGTTGATGTCTTGGTTGCAACACCAGGTCGTTTACTCGACCTTCACAACCAAAACGCCGTTAAGTTTAAGCAATTAGAAGTATTGGTCTTTGATGAAGCCGACCGCATGCTCGATATGGGGTTTATTCACGATATAAAACGTATTTTAAAAGTATTACCTAAAGAACGTCAGAGCCTGATGTTCTCAGCCACTTTCTCGAAAGAAATTCGAGAACTGGCTAAATCCATGGTGCGCAATCCCGTAGAAATATCTGTAACACCTCGCAATGCGGCGGCTAAAACCGTTAAACAATGGTTGGTTCCCGTTGATAAAAAACAAAAAGCCCGCTTGCTTATCGCCTTATTCAAACAGTATCAATGGCAACAAGTACTCATCTTTTGCCGAACCAAACACGGCGCCAACAAATTAACAAAACAATTAATTGAAGCTGGTATTCAGGCGGCCGCGATTCATGGCAATAAAAGCCAAGGCGCACGCACACGCGCACTGGCCGAATTTAAAGATTTAAAAATACGTGCATTAGTTGCCACCGACATTGCTGCTCGCGGCATTGATATCGACCAACTACCGCAAGTGGTTAACCATGACCTTCCTAATGTCCCAGAAGACTATGTTCACCGCATAGGCCGAACAGGTCGTGCTGGAGCCACAGGTGAAGCCGTTTCACTTGTAGCTGCTGACGAACATAAACTGCTTGTCGATATTGAACGCTTAATAGGTAAGCTTATTGATCGTGAGTACGAGCCAGGCTTTGAACCTTCGCATGAGTTGCCAGCATCAACAGCTAATTTTAAACCTAAAAAAATAAAAAAACCGAAAAAGCCAAAATCAACTAACGAAAACCGAACACAAGAGCAAGGAAACCGCCCTGCTCGAAATGCTACAAACAATAAAAAACGCAAAGACAATCATCGTAATAGCGATGAACACCGCGACGGCCAAAAGCCAACTGGCAGCCGTCATAAACGTCGCAGCGGTAATAGCAGCAATAAAACGACCAGCAACAACAGCAAAGCTAGTAATCGCGATGGTCGCAATGTCAACGGTGAAAAAACCAAAAGTCGACCTAAAAGCGCTGGCACACTTGTTAAACGCCGTTAA